Proteins from a single region of Limisphaerales bacterium:
- a CDS encoding uracil-DNA glycosylase, which produces MADLRTQALACARCEHLVGSRKQVVFGVGNEAADILFVGEAPGADEDAQGEPFVGAAGQLLTKMLKAMGLTRDGVYIANILKCRPDTPNQRTGNRAPTPKEMETCSDWLHRQIDFIQPKVIVALGKVATGGLLEMDNAPITKMRGTWQTYRGIPLMPTFHPAYLLHQESMQNKRTVWEDLLAVMEKTGLPISDKQRGFFLKH; this is translated from the coding sequence ATGGCGGATTTACGAACGCAAGCGTTGGCTTGCGCGCGATGCGAGCACCTGGTGGGTTCGCGAAAGCAAGTGGTGTTTGGCGTGGGCAATGAGGCGGCGGATATTTTATTTGTGGGCGAAGCACCGGGCGCGGATGAGGATGCGCAGGGCGAACCGTTTGTCGGTGCGGCGGGGCAGTTGCTGACCAAAATGCTCAAAGCGATGGGCTTGACGCGCGACGGTGTTTACATCGCGAACATTCTTAAGTGCCGACCGGACACGCCCAATCAACGCACCGGTAACCGCGCGCCCACGCCCAAGGAAATGGAAACTTGCTCTGACTGGCTGCATCGGCAGATTGATTTCATCCAACCCAAAGTCATCGTGGCGCTCGGCAAAGTGGCGACGGGGGGATTATTGGAAATGGACAATGCGCCCATTACAAAAATGCGCGGCACTTGGCAAACCTATCGTGGCATCCCTCTGATGCCCACCTTTCATCCAGCATACCTCCTGCATCAGGAATCGATGCAGAACAAACGCACGGTGTGGGAAGATCTTCTGGCGGTGATGGAAAAAACAGGGCTGCCCATCAGCGACAAGCAGCGCGGTTTTTTCCTCAAACACTGA
- a CDS encoding DUF922 domain-containing protein: MKPTLILLALLVSWTLPAADRPGGKLTAKRATQFYDIRGRTPNTLRKALDAQGPLSLDGKKRFDARTDWTLQWTYQWDGKLAQQAGFYRLSEWTVNVKSTVILPRWVEFDEANPLEQRRWQVYMARLTLHENGHAKLAELAGDAANKAFANIKVYPSSAKLKEAVRLKAQEILKLHRAMELEYDQKTDHGKKQGARFP; this comes from the coding sequence ATGAAACCGACTTTGATCCTCTTGGCCTTGCTCGTCAGCTGGACACTTCCGGCAGCTGATCGGCCCGGCGGCAAGTTGACCGCCAAACGAGCCACTCAATTTTACGACATCCGCGGGCGCACTCCCAACACCCTGCGCAAGGCGTTGGACGCGCAGGGGCCCTTGAGTCTGGATGGGAAAAAACGGTTCGACGCACGCACGGATTGGACATTGCAGTGGACTTATCAATGGGACGGCAAGCTCGCGCAACAAGCAGGATTTTATCGGCTTAGCGAATGGACGGTGAATGTGAAGTCCACCGTCATCCTTCCGCGCTGGGTTGAGTTCGATGAGGCAAACCCGTTGGAGCAACGCCGTTGGCAGGTTTACATGGCGCGACTCACGCTGCACGAAAACGGACACGCCAAACTCGCCGAGCTCGCCGGCGATGCGGCGAACAAAGCCTTCGCAAATATCAAAGTGTACCCCTCCAGCGCAAAACTCAAGGAAGCCGTGCGGCTCAAGGCACAGGAAATTCTGAAGCTCCATCGCGCAATGGAACTGGAGTACGACCAAAAAACTGATCACGGCAAAAAACAGGGCGCGCGCTTCCCCTAG
- a CDS encoding glucose-6-phosphate isomerase gives MLLRPVETHSLKLWARYKKRTTFHPEIDLSLDLSRIDFADDFFETMRPAMDRAFTAMTELEGGAIANPDENRMVGHYWLRNASLAPTEEITTQITSALDDIKSFAADVHEGKLAGPDGPFENLLLIGIGGSALGPQFVSHALGQPNLDRMRLWFFDNTDPNGIDKDIEEIGETLSKTLVIVISKSGGTKETRNGMLEAKAAFEREGLDFAKHACAVTGESSKLDKIAEADGWLKRFPMWDWVGGRSSETATVGLLPAALQGIDIDQFLAGAAACDELTRKPDANTNPAARLALAWHYCCNGKGDKDMVILPYKDRLELLSRYLQQLIMESLGKEKDLDGQVVNQGIAVYGNKGSTDQHAYIQQLRDGVPNFFATFIEVLEERAGEMFHVEHGMITSGDYLSGFFQGTRKALYESGRESITLTIPDVSPFSVGVLIALYERAVGFYASLINVNAYHQPGVEAGKKAAERVIEVQLAIFECLMRRDGNPMSVEDLAMETLSVDDTETVYKICEHLAANGRLEKIDGEWRFDALYGLPRGEENEFPIS, from the coding sequence ATGCTGCTCCGCCCCGTGGAAACTCATTCATTAAAACTTTGGGCGCGCTATAAAAAGCGCACCACTTTTCATCCCGAAATCGATCTCTCGCTGGATCTTAGTCGCATCGATTTCGCCGATGACTTTTTCGAGACGATGCGGCCCGCGATGGATCGCGCTTTCACCGCGATGACTGAGCTTGAAGGTGGCGCCATTGCCAATCCCGACGAAAACCGAATGGTCGGACATTATTGGCTGCGGAACGCATCGCTTGCGCCCACCGAAGAAATCACAACCCAAATCACATCCGCGCTGGACGATATCAAATCATTCGCCGCCGATGTACACGAAGGCAAACTCGCCGGACCCGATGGCCCGTTTGAAAATCTACTACTTATCGGCATCGGCGGCTCCGCGCTTGGCCCGCAATTCGTGTCACACGCCCTCGGTCAACCCAATTTAGACCGCATGAGACTATGGTTTTTTGACAACACAGACCCGAACGGTATCGATAAAGATATCGAAGAAATAGGTGAAACTCTGTCAAAAACACTGGTAATCGTCATTTCTAAGTCCGGTGGAACCAAAGAAACCCGCAACGGAATGCTGGAGGCAAAAGCAGCGTTTGAGCGTGAAGGTTTGGATTTTGCCAAACACGCCTGCGCGGTAACCGGTGAAAGCAGCAAGCTCGATAAAATTGCGGAAGCTGATGGCTGGCTGAAACGGTTCCCAATGTGGGACTGGGTGGGCGGTCGCTCCAGCGAAACCGCCACGGTCGGTTTATTGCCTGCTGCGCTTCAAGGAATCGACATCGACCAATTCCTGGCCGGGGCCGCAGCTTGTGATGAATTGACCCGAAAACCCGACGCAAACACCAACCCGGCCGCCCGCCTTGCCCTGGCGTGGCATTATTGCTGCAACGGTAAAGGGGATAAAGATATGGTAATATTGCCATATAAAGACCGATTAGAATTACTTTCACGTTATCTACAGCAATTAATAATGGAATCCTTGGGCAAGGAAAAAGACCTGGATGGACAAGTGGTCAATCAGGGAATCGCAGTTTACGGCAACAAGGGATCGACTGATCAGCACGCATATATTCAGCAATTGCGAGATGGCGTGCCGAATTTTTTTGCGACATTTATCGAGGTGTTGGAAGAGCGGGCGGGGGAAATGTTCCACGTGGAACACGGGATGATTACTTCGGGAGACTATCTCAGTGGGTTTTTCCAAGGCACGCGCAAGGCGCTTTATGAGAGCGGGCGGGAATCAATCACGCTGACGATTCCGGATGTTTCGCCGTTTTCGGTTGGAGTGTTGATTGCGCTTTATGAGCGGGCGGTGGGTTTTTATGCGTCGCTCATTAATGTAAATGCTTATCATCAGCCGGGCGTTGAGGCTGGCAAAAAGGCTGCCGAAAGGGTGATTGAGGTGCAGTTGGCTATTTTCGAGTGCTTAATGCGGCGGGATGGAAATCCGATGTCGGTCGAAGATTTGGCGATGGAAACGTTGTCGGTCGACGACACGGAGACGGTTTACAAAATTTGCGAACATTTGGCTGCGAATGGTCGGTTAGAAAAAATCGACGGGGAATGGCGGTTTGATGCTCTGTATGGTTTGCCAAGAGGCGAAGAAAATGAGTTTCCGATATCCTAA
- a CDS encoding ABC transporter permease: MKQRLLICAVVMGQSVLAADKKPLTKEASAKVIEAAETILAEKKFGYDAILGPRGSHLQLVFNSLFHIGPPTGLVKSEDYKIFRERYKRFYRQAVPIAVGDNYKGYRIVGTTLNFFDVKYAASRKYDLSKGEFFIQNEKQWNKEAVIGDTVARKLELQINSKFHPYHGLNFNPNKKPHKDQYTVTGILKTTGTPADRVIWIPVEGLQ; the protein is encoded by the coding sequence ATGAAACAACGCCTCTTGATATGTGCGGTGGTGATGGGCCAATCCGTATTGGCAGCGGATAAGAAGCCTTTAACCAAGGAGGCATCGGCGAAGGTCATTGAGGCAGCAGAAACTATTCTGGCTGAAAAGAAATTCGGGTACGATGCCATACTTGGCCCTCGTGGCTCACACCTTCAGCTTGTCTTTAACAGTTTGTTCCACATAGGGCCCCCAACAGGGTTGGTCAAATCTGAGGATTATAAAATTTTTAGGGAGAGATATAAACGCTTTTACCGACAGGCTGTGCCAATTGCAGTTGGAGACAATTATAAGGGATATCGAATTGTAGGAACTACATTAAATTTTTTTGACGTCAAGTATGCCGCAAGTAGGAAATACGACTTATCTAAAGGTGAATTCTTTATTCAGAATGAGAAACAATGGAATAAGGAGGCTGTAATTGGAGATACGGTGGCGCGTAAACTTGAGCTGCAGATAAACTCAAAATTCCATCCTTATCATGGTCTTAATTTCAACCCAAATAAGAAACCCCATAAGGATCAATATACAGTAACGGGAATTCTCAAGACAACCGGCACTCCGGCGGATCGGGTGATTTGGATTCCTGTTGAAGGACTGCAATAA
- the prfA gene encoding peptide chain release factor 1, whose translation MDLQPHIEKFAARMAEVEIELGDPKVFENNRRAQELGREYSRLKNLVVKGEQYLKAREELAENQELVDGGDEMAEMAAEEVTRLETEIPLLEKEVELGLVPPDAADSRNTIIEIRAGAGGDEAALFVGDLFRMYIHFASAQGWKHELMSTSDAAMGGYKEIIFSLGGEEVYKQMKFESGVHRVQRVPATEASGRIHTSTVTVAVLPEAEEVDIEIKPEELDISATRASGPGGQGVNTTDSAVQIIHKPTGLIVRCSDERSQIKNRAKAMKVLRARLLDQMLAEENAKYAAERKAQVGTGERNERIRTYNFPQSRVTDHRIDLTMHSLSTFIEGDIGEMIAPLIQNDLEEKLAALQA comes from the coding sequence ATGGACCTGCAACCCCACATTGAAAAATTCGCCGCCCGAATGGCCGAGGTGGAGATCGAGCTGGGCGACCCCAAGGTTTTTGAAAACAACCGGCGCGCACAGGAACTGGGCCGCGAATATTCGCGCCTAAAGAATTTGGTGGTCAAAGGTGAACAATATTTGAAAGCGCGCGAGGAATTGGCGGAAAATCAGGAATTGGTCGATGGCGGTGATGAGATGGCTGAGATGGCTGCAGAAGAAGTTACGCGTTTGGAAACTGAAATTCCCTTGCTCGAAAAGGAAGTGGAACTCGGCCTCGTGCCGCCGGATGCCGCGGACTCGCGCAATACAATTATCGAAATTCGCGCGGGTGCCGGGGGCGATGAAGCCGCGCTTTTTGTCGGTGATCTATTTCGGATGTATATCCACTTTGCCTCCGCCCAAGGCTGGAAACACGAGCTGATGAGCACCAGCGACGCAGCGATGGGCGGTTACAAAGAAATCATTTTCAGCCTCGGGGGCGAAGAAGTTTACAAGCAAATGAAATTCGAAAGCGGCGTGCATCGCGTCCAGCGCGTGCCAGCCACCGAGGCGAGCGGGCGGATTCACACCAGCACGGTCACTGTGGCAGTGTTACCTGAGGCGGAGGAAGTAGATATTGAAATTAAGCCTGAGGAACTGGACATCTCCGCAACGCGCGCCAGCGGGCCAGGCGGGCAAGGCGTAAACACCACGGATTCCGCAGTGCAAATAATTCACAAACCGACCGGTCTAATCGTGCGATGTTCGGATGAACGCAGCCAAATCAAAAACCGCGCCAAGGCAATGAAAGTGCTGCGTGCGCGTTTGCTCGATCAAATGCTCGCTGAGGAAAATGCCAAGTACGCCGCCGAGCGCAAAGCGCAAGTGGGCACCGGCGAACGTAACGAACGCATTCGCACTTATAATTTCCCGCAAAGCCGCGTGACCGACCATCGCATTGATCTCACGATGCACAGTCTGTCCACATTCATCGAGGGCGACATTGGCGAGATGATCGCGCCCCTCATCCAAAATGACTTGGAGGAAAAACTCGCCGCCCTCCAAGCCTGA
- the proC gene encoding pyrroline-5-carboxylate reductase: MAAKQTLGFLGAGRMATALAGGMVKAKLITPRALFAADVVTAATKAFAKATGGKALRKNSEVLQKANVIVIAVKPHQVEELLSSLADDVTSKHLFISIAAGVTIAQLEAALGGKARVIRVMPNTPALVGEGAAGFARGTRATVADAKLAARMLGAVGLAVEVPERLINAVTGLSGSGPAYGFQIIEALSDGGVAAGLPRELSTQLAAQTMLGAAKMVLETGEHPGTLKDRVASPGGTTIEGLHEMEAAGVRNALINAVRASADKAGTLGD, encoded by the coding sequence ATGGCCGCTAAACAAACATTGGGTTTCCTCGGCGCAGGGCGAATGGCCACGGCGTTGGCGGGAGGGATGGTGAAGGCAAAGCTTATTACGCCGCGCGCGTTATTTGCCGCGGATGTGGTGACTGCCGCAACGAAGGCATTTGCGAAAGCCACGGGCGGCAAGGCGCTCAGGAAGAATTCCGAGGTGCTTCAAAAAGCGAACGTCATCGTCATCGCAGTAAAGCCGCATCAGGTGGAGGAGTTGCTGAGCTCACTCGCGGATGACGTCACTTCCAAACATCTTTTTATTTCCATCGCGGCCGGCGTGACGATTGCGCAATTGGAAGCGGCGCTCGGCGGCAAGGCGCGGGTGATTCGGGTGATGCCGAATACGCCGGCGTTGGTCGGCGAGGGCGCGGCGGGGTTTGCGCGTGGCACGCGTGCAACGGTGGCGGATGCAAAACTGGCGGCGCGGATGTTGGGCGCGGTGGGGTTAGCGGTTGAAGTGCCGGAGCGGCTCATCAACGCGGTGACCGGCTTGAGCGGCAGCGGGCCGGCGTATGGATTTCAAATCATTGAGGCGTTGAGCGATGGCGGAGTAGCGGCGGGTTTGCCGCGTGAGCTTTCCACGCAACTGGCGGCGCAGACAATGCTCGGCGCAGCGAAAATGGTGTTGGAAACCGGCGAACACCCCGGCACACTCAAAGACCGCGTGGCCAGCCCCGGCGGCACGACCATCGAGGGCCTCCACGAAATGGAAGCAGCGGGTGTGCGCAACGCGTTGATCAATGCGGTGCGCGCCTCGGCAGACAAAGCAGGCACGCTCGGGGATTAA
- a CDS encoding leucine-rich repeat domain-containing protein has product MKQILLILAVVALVGCGKKEDGNTSAANPEKLISDPIVEKAIRKQLKKSTGELTKSDLKKVTRFERNYLKNITDLKELAKLENLTTLYLSSTQITDADLKELAAMKNLTGLDLGFTQITDAGLKEVANLENLTYLRLDSTQITDAGLKDVAKLKNLTKLSLWYCTHITDLGLKEVVKLKNLKWLSLIDTQVTKPGLAELHKALPNCSNLLSTPPLTKEESAKVIEAAIRKASQKTTGELTKADFEKVTKLDMWEKGLTDINGLEKLTKLTSLNLDYNQLADVEGLKKLNQLTRLRLSNNRLAVLPKGLENLTQLTSLNLDYNKWIDVEGLEKLNQLTHLSLSSNRLDALPKGLEKLTQLKGLNLHRNKFSNVKVLEKLTELRTLTLSDNQLTDVRGLEKLTQLTYLNLNNNLLSSIKGLENLTQLKKLHLSDNPLTDVKRLEQLNQLTVLYLYNNQLADVQELEKLTQLTELHLSGNPALTKAQIDELKKALPKCKIYSNPTK; this is encoded by the coding sequence ATGAAACAGATTCTATTGATTTTAGCCGTGGTGGCGTTGGTGGGGTGCGGGAAGAAGGAGGATGGCAATACAAGTGCGGCAAACCCCGAAAAGCTCATTTCCGACCCCATCGTGGAGAAGGCGATTCGCAAGCAACTCAAGAAATCCACAGGAGAACTCACCAAGTCGGACTTGAAGAAGGTGACTCGGTTCGAAAGGAACTATTTGAAAAATATCACCGACCTTAAGGAATTGGCCAAGCTGGAGAACCTAACCACGCTATACTTGAGTAGCACTCAAATCACAGATGCAGACCTTAAAGAGTTAGCCGCGATGAAAAATCTCACCGGCTTAGATTTGGGCTTCACCCAAATTACCGACGCGGGCCTCAAGGAAGTAGCCAATCTGGAGAACCTCACTTATCTGCGCTTGGACAGCACCCAAATCACTGACGCGGGCCTTAAGGATGTAGCCAAGCTCAAGAACCTCACCAAACTAAGTTTATGGTACTGCACACATATTACTGATTTAGGCCTTAAGGAAGTGGTTAAACTGAAGAACCTCAAATGGCTAAGCTTGATCGACACCCAAGTAACAAAGCCGGGTTTGGCTGAGTTACACAAGGCGTTACCGAATTGCTCGAATCTCCTGAGCACCCCCCCTTTAACCAAGGAAGAATCGGCAAAGGTTATTGAGGCTGCGATTCGGAAAGCTTCCCAAAAAACCACAGGCGAACTTACCAAGGCGGACTTTGAGAAGGTGACGAAGCTGGATATGTGGGAGAAGGGACTTACCGATATTAACGGGCTGGAGAAGCTCACGAAGTTAACGAGTTTGAATCTCGATTACAATCAGCTGGCTGATGTGGAGGGCTTGAAGAAGCTAAACCAGTTAACGCGTCTGCGTCTCAGTAATAACAGATTGGCCGTGTTGCCGAAAGGTCTGGAGAATCTCACACAGTTAACGAGTTTGAATCTCGATTACAATAAATGGATCGATGTGGAGGGCTTGGAGAAACTTAATCAGTTAACGCATCTGTCTCTCAGTAGTAACAGATTGGACGCGTTGCCTAAAGGTCTGGAGAAACTCACGCAGTTAAAGGGTTTGAATCTCCACAGGAATAAATTTAGTAATGTGAAGGTTCTAGAGAAGTTAACGGAGTTAAGGACGCTGACCCTCAGTGATAATCAACTGACCGATGTGAGGGGGCTGGAGAAGCTCACGCAGTTAACGTATCTGAATCTCAATAACAATCTACTGTCCTCTATCAAAGGTCTGGAGAATCTCACGCAGTTAAAGAAGTTGCATCTTAGTGACAATCCACTGACCGATGTGAAACGTCTGGAGCAGCTTAACCAGTTAACGGTGCTGTATCTTTATAACAATCAACTGGCCGATGTGCAGGAACTGGAGAAGCTCACGCAGTTAACGGAGCTTCATCTCAGTGGCAACCCCGCTCTCACCAAGGCACAGATCGATGAACTGAAAAAGGCGTTGCCGAAGTGCAAAATCTACAGCAACCCCACGAAGTAA
- a CDS encoding 2-isopropylmalate synthase, which translates to MSNNKVLIFDTTLRDGEQCPGASMNLREKLAVARQLSRLNVDVIEAGFPVISEGDFTAVQTISKQIKNAQIAGLARCVNKDIDAAGAAVKPAGKRGRIHVFLATSKIHREHKLGKAQDQILKLAVDGVKRARKYVKDVEFSPEDGSRTEPDFLVEICKAVVKAGATTVNIPDTVGWAVPDQYGALIAHLHDKVSEFQTGKAIISVHCHNDLGLAVANSLAAVKAGARQVECTVNGIGERAGNAALEEIVMALQTRKDVFRGFSCGINSKEIVKASKLVARMSGLPVQRSKAIVGENAFAHSSGIHQDGILKKRETYEIMDPRKVGWGKTELPLTKHSGRAAVAARLKHLGFKLSTSDVAALFNHFKEIGDKKKFVYDEDLSALVEDILTTVPETWALDYLNVSTGNQTVPTATVRLLKTNGKKTESEQDAGIGDGPVDAALKAIDRITHTTGKLMDYALHSVSQGKDALGEVSVKVDFGDGKLVAGRGASTDIIEASARAYLNAVNRHLDTSGIQTTKTNRGKP; encoded by the coding sequence ATGAGCAACAACAAAGTTTTAATTTTCGACACCACGCTGCGCGATGGCGAGCAATGTCCGGGGGCCTCAATGAATCTGCGCGAAAAGCTCGCAGTAGCGCGGCAGTTGAGCCGGTTGAATGTGGACGTCATTGAGGCAGGCTTCCCGGTCATAAGCGAAGGCGATTTCACCGCGGTGCAAACCATTTCCAAACAAATCAAGAACGCGCAAATCGCCGGCCTCGCGCGTTGCGTAAACAAGGACATTGACGCCGCCGGTGCAGCGGTGAAGCCCGCGGGGAAGCGCGGCCGCATACACGTTTTTTTGGCGACCTCAAAAATTCATCGCGAACACAAGCTCGGCAAAGCGCAGGATCAAATTTTGAAACTGGCGGTGGATGGCGTGAAGCGAGCGCGCAAATATGTAAAGGACGTAGAATTCTCTCCGGAAGACGGCTCGCGCACCGAACCGGATTTTTTGGTGGAGATTTGCAAAGCGGTAGTCAAGGCCGGCGCAACGACGGTCAATATCCCGGACACCGTCGGCTGGGCCGTGCCCGATCAGTACGGCGCGCTCATCGCGCACTTGCACGACAAGGTTTCGGAATTCCAAACCGGCAAAGCGATCATCAGCGTCCATTGCCATAATGACCTCGGCCTCGCGGTGGCCAATTCGTTGGCGGCGGTGAAGGCCGGCGCGCGGCAAGTGGAGTGCACGGTGAACGGCATTGGCGAACGCGCGGGCAACGCCGCGTTGGAGGAAATCGTGATGGCGCTCCAAACGCGGAAGGATGTGTTCCGCGGTTTTTCGTGCGGTATCAATTCCAAAGAAATTGTGAAAGCGTCCAAACTCGTTGCGCGGATGAGTGGGTTACCGGTGCAACGCAGCAAAGCGATTGTCGGCGAAAATGCCTTTGCCCACTCGAGCGGCATTCATCAGGACGGCATTTTGAAGAAACGTGAGACGTATGAAATAATGGATCCACGTAAAGTGGGGTGGGGCAAAACCGAGCTGCCGCTCACCAAGCACAGCGGCCGCGCGGCGGTGGCGGCGCGCTTGAAGCATTTGGGATTTAAGCTGTCCACTTCGGATGTCGCCGCGTTGTTCAATCACTTCAAAGAGATCGGCGACAAGAAAAAATTTGTGTACGACGAGGATCTTTCCGCCTTGGTGGAAGACATTCTCACGACTGTGCCGGAGACGTGGGCACTCGATTATTTGAATGTGTCCACCGGCAACCAAACCGTGCCGACGGCCACGGTACGCTTGCTGAAAACCAACGGGAAAAAAACAGAATCTGAACAAGACGCCGGCATCGGCGATGGGCCGGTGGATGCCGCGCTCAAAGCGATCGATCGCATCACGCACACGACCGGCAAGTTGATGGATTACGCGCTGCACTCGGTATCGCAAGGCAAGGACGCGTTGGGCGAGGTGTCAGTGAAAGTGGATTTCGGTGACGGCAAACTGGTGGCCGGCCGCGGCGCCAGCACGGACATCATCGAAGCCAGCGCGCGCGCTTATTTAAATGCGGTGAATCGTCATTTGGACACCAGCGGTATTCAAACTACAAAAACAAACCGCGGCAAACCGTGA
- a CDS encoding HAD-IA family hydrolase: MQPRALIFDCDGTLADSMPLHWRAWNSVCQHNGIKLSEARFYKLGGVPSQKILAMLKQEQGLDFDPAEISRQKEEAYLPLMDEVELIAPIAAIAREHIGKLPMAIATGGRTKYIRPLLERLGVADWFQALVTSDDVKNHKPAPDTFLKAAALLGVPPEDCRAFEDTDLGLEAIRAAHMDAVDVRTIAGVLPENITD, translated from the coding sequence ATGCAACCCCGCGCCCTCATCTTCGACTGCGACGGCACGCTTGCCGACAGTATGCCTCTGCACTGGCGCGCGTGGAACAGCGTCTGTCAACACAACGGCATCAAACTTTCCGAGGCACGCTTTTACAAACTCGGCGGCGTGCCTTCGCAAAAAATTCTGGCGATGCTCAAACAGGAACAAGGCCTCGACTTTGATCCTGCGGAAATTTCCCGACAAAAAGAAGAGGCTTACTTACCACTGATGGACGAGGTGGAACTCATCGCCCCCATCGCCGCCATCGCCCGCGAACACATCGGCAAGCTCCCGATGGCCATCGCCACCGGCGGCCGAACGAAATACATTCGCCCGCTGCTCGAGCGCCTTGGCGTGGCGGATTGGTTTCAGGCACTCGTCACGAGTGACGACGTAAAAAATCACAAACCCGCGCCGGATACTTTTTTGAAAGCCGCCGCATTGCTCGGCGTGCCGCCAGAAGATTGCCGCGCATTTGAGGATACTGATTTAGGTCTGGAAGCCATCCGCGCCGCGCATATGGACGCCGTTGATGTGCGCACTATCGCCGGCGTGCTGCCGGAAAATATCACCGATTAA
- a CDS encoding AI-2E family transporter has translation MPFPSPSDKQAKVLWFSVTVLAIAVFLALLALMFYGVGWMLDRLSPVLLPLAIAGILAFLLNPLVDYFEPKMSAKVSFLFAKIRNPKRVKAILLVLMIGFCIITALTMVMLTTVVPEMLKLAEETKVEYVQQNIRNWAAEHKDTDWGKVMMVRKLETIDLSALMVAGEQQLTRFSEKGFSEAIALIGLLAGLALVPVYVFYFLLEARTIEMKWSDYLPLKESRFKEEAVFVLSSFNDCLVVFFRGQVLVAFCVGVCLSVGFSIIGLPYAILIGLAAGLLGIIPYFGVIASAIPVLLLSLAYGDQMIVDGAAAPMVALMVCALVLFLEKTVIQPKIIGDRVGMHPVAVIISVLMGATLVGGVIGGLLAIPVAMALRTVLFRYVWVRRQMPEKATQMEVL, from the coding sequence ATGCCTTTCCCTTCGCCATCGGATAAGCAGGCGAAAGTGCTGTGGTTCTCCGTCACAGTGCTGGCCATCGCTGTGTTCCTCGCACTTCTGGCGCTGATGTTTTACGGCGTGGGTTGGATGCTCGACCGCCTCTCGCCGGTGCTATTGCCATTGGCCATCGCGGGCATCTTGGCGTTTCTGCTGAATCCGTTGGTGGATTATTTTGAACCTAAAATGTCTGCCAAAGTCAGTTTCCTGTTTGCCAAAATCCGAAATCCAAAACGTGTGAAGGCGATCTTGTTGGTGTTGATGATTGGGTTTTGCATCATCACCGCGCTCACGATGGTTATGCTCACCACGGTGGTGCCGGAGATGTTGAAGTTGGCCGAGGAAACCAAAGTGGAATACGTGCAGCAAAACATTCGCAACTGGGCGGCTGAACACAAGGACACCGATTGGGGCAAGGTGATGATGGTGCGCAAACTGGAAACAATCGATCTCAGCGCACTGATGGTTGCGGGCGAACAACAGCTCACGCGGTTTTCCGAGAAGGGATTTTCCGAAGCCATCGCGTTGATTGGGCTGTTGGCGGGCTTGGCGTTGGTGCCGGTTTACGTTTTTTATTTCCTGTTGGAAGCGCGCACCATTGAAATGAAATGGAGCGATTACCTCCCGCTCAAGGAATCGCGATTCAAAGAAGAGGCGGTATTCGTGCTGTCGTCCTTTAACGATTGTCTCGTGGTGTTTTTTCGCGGCCAGGTGTTGGTGGCGTTTTGTGTGGGCGTTTGCCTCTCGGTTGGATTTTCAATCATTGGGCTGCCGTACGCGATCCTCATCGGGCTGGCGGCGGGGCTGCTCGGCATCATTCCATACTTCGGTGTGATCGCCTCGGCCATTCCGGTCCTATTACTGTCGCTGGCGTATGGCGACCAAATGATTGTGGACGGGGCAGCGGCGCCGATGGTGGCATTAATGGTTTGTGCGTTGGTTTTGTTTTTGGAGAAAACAGTGATCCAACCCAAAATCATTGGTGACCGCGTGGGAATGCATCCAGTGGCGGTGATCATTTCGGTGCTAATGGGTGCCACACTGGTGGGCGGTGTAATTGGTGGTTTGCTCGCCATTCCAGTGGCGATGGCGTTGCGCACGGTGTTGTTCCGGTACGTGTGGGTGCGGCGGCAGATGCCTGAGAAGGCCACGCAAATGGAAGTGCTTTAA